The Salvelinus namaycush isolate Seneca chromosome 31, SaNama_1.0, whole genome shotgun sequence genomic interval caacAAGTAATCatacaattccacaacaactaactaatacacacaaatataaagggatggaataagaatatgtacatatagatatatgagcgatgaccgagcggcataggtaagatgcaatagatggtataaaatacagtatatacatatgagatgagtaatgcaagatatgtaaacattattaaagtgacattattaaagtgactagtgatccatttattaaagtggccaatgatttgagtctgtatgtaggcagcagcctctgtgttagtgatggctgtttaacagactgatggccttgagataaaagctgtttttcagtccctGGTCCCAGCttagatgcacctgtactgacctcgcattctggatggtagtggggtgaacaggcagtggcacgggtggttgttgtccttgatcatctttgtggccttcctgtgacatcgggtgctgtaggtgtcctggagggcaggtagtttgcccccggtgatgcgttgtacaGACCCAcccccctctggagagccttgcggttgatggtggtgcagttgccgtaccaggcggcgatacagcccgacaggatgctctcaattgtgcatctgtacaagttttaggtgacaagctaaatttcttcagcctcctgaggttgaagaggcgctgttgcaccttcttcaccacactgtttgtgtgggtggaccatttaagtttgtccgtgatgtgtacggcAAGGAACTTAACTTtataccttctccactactgtcccgtcgatgtggatgggggtgctccctctgctgtttcctgaagtccaagatcatctcctttgttttgttgacgttgagtgagaggttgttttgctgacaccacactccaagttccctcacctcctccctgtaggctgtctcgacgttgttggtaatcaggcccactactgttgtgtcgtcttgatgattgagttggagacgtgcatggccacgcagtcatgggtgaacatggagtataggagggggctgagcacgcacccttgtggggccccagtgttgaggatcagcgaagtggacatgttgtttcctacctgcaccacctgggggcggcccgtcaggaattccaggacaCAATTgaacagggtggggttgagacctaGGACCTAAAGCTTAATGATgtgtttggagggtactatggtgttgaatcctgagctgtagtcaatgaagagcattcttacataggtattcctcttgtccagatgggatagggcagtgtgcagtgtgatggcgattgcatcgtctgtggacctattggggccaTAAGCAagctgaagtgggtctagggtgggaGGTAAGGCGGAGGTGattccttgactagtctctcaaagcacttcatgatgacaggagtgagtgctacagggcgatagtcatttagttcagttatctttgccttctttgcTAGAGGAACattggtggccatcttgaagcatgtgaggacagcagactgggatagggagcgaatGAATATGTTCggaaacacaccagccagctggtctgcgcatgctttgaggacgcggctatggatgccatctatccacggtttctggttagggtaggttttaaaagtcacagtgggtacaacatctccaatgcacttccttataaactcactcaccagCGTATAAATctatgttattctctgaggcttcCCGGAACAATTCctagtccgcgtgatcaaaacaatcttgaagcttgaattccgattggtcagaccagcattgaatggttctagtcacaggaacatcctgtttgagtttctgcctataggagcaAGATGGAGTGGAGGTCgaatttgccgaagggagggccttgtagagtaagttagagtagcagtggtccagtgcATTGCCCACGCGGGTGTAAACTTCCAGTTATatgttattatatcaatatttcaaatcgaattgtattagtcacatgcaccgagtacaacagatgtagaccttacagtgaaatgcttacttacaagcctctaaccaacaatgcagttaaaaataaTACGAATAAGAAATTAAAGTAACAAGcaattaaaaagcagcagtaaaataacaatagcgagactatagacaggggggtaccagtacagagtcaatgtgcgggggaaccggttagttgaggtgatatgtacatgtaggtagagttattaaagtgactatgcatagatgataacagcagagagtagcagtggtgtaaaagaggggtgggggcaatgcaaatagtctgggtagccatttgatcagatgttcaggagtcttatggcttgggggtagaagctgtttagaagtctcttggacctagacttggcgctccggtaccgctgaagtgcggtagcagagagaacagtctatgactagggtggctggagtcttcgacaatttttagggccttcctctgacgccGCCTGGtgcagaggtcctggatggcaggaagctacaatcaatcaatcaaatgtatttataaagccctttttacatcagccgctgtcacaaagtgctgtacagaaacccaacctaaaaccacaaacagcaagcaatgcagatgtagaagcacagtggctaggaacaactccaTAGATAGGCCAGAACATaggaaaaaacctagagaggaaccaggctctgaggggtgtccagtcctcttctggttgtgccgggtggcgattataacagaacatggccaagatgttcaaacgttcatagatgaccagcagagtcagataataataataattgatgcCCACGGCCATTCCCTAAGTTAAACATAGTGAGTCTACACAGCCTGCACATAGCATAAATTAAATGCCTTTTGCTTATTTTCTGCCTTTCTAATTATCATGCATTTTATGTCTATGcttatttttttttatgtgtAGAGACACGTTAGTGTGTTATTGGAGGGCGAGTCCCAAAATGTAAAAATGCAGCGGCAGTCAACTTCATCACTGCCCCTTCGGCACATATAAGGCTGAACAATATATGGTCAACAACCACATCAAAGGTCAACAACCACATCAAAGGTCATGCTTCAGTGAGGCACAGAGGTACTATTTCTTTATTGAATATATTTGACGTTCACGTTTTTTGATTTGCCCTGTTTTTTCAGTTACATCAGTGTAATTAATTACATTTTATAATTTGTTACTTTACTGTTATTCTTCTCTTTCAGAGTTCACAATCATAAAGTGTGGCTTCAGTTGTAGAAATGTGACACTTTCATTGTTGCTATTGCACGGCAACAATAATCAACAGAACACCGTTTCTGAAGCACCTGACAATACAGTGGCCCCTCAAGAGCACCCAGAGGCCCGGTGTTATGTTATTTAGTAAAGATGACGTAGATGTCACCCGAGTCTCTGATGTCTTTACTGGAGCTGGTATAACTTAATGTAAActtaaaaaaagaaacgtccatttttcaggaccctgtctttcaaagataattcgtaaaaatccaaataatttcacagatcttcattgtaaagggtttaaacactgtttcccatgcttgttcaatgaaccataaacaattattgaacatgcacctgtggaacggtcgttaagacactaacagcttacagacggtaggcaattaaggtcacagttatgaaaacttaggacactaaagaggcttttctactgactctgaaaaacaccaaaagaaagatgcccagggtccctgctcatctgcgtgaacgtgctttaggcatgctgcaaggaggcatgaggactgcagatgtgaccagggcaataaattgccatgtccgtactgtgagacgcctaagacagcactacagggagacaggacggacagctgatcgtcctcgcagtggcagaccacgtgtaacaacacctgtacagtatcggtacatccgaacatcacacctgcgggacaggtacaggatggcaacaacaactgcccgagttacaccagaaacgcagaatcccttcatcagtgctcagactgtccgcaataggctgagagaggctggactgagggcttgtaggcatgttataaggcaggtcctcaccagacatcaccggcaacaacgtcgcctatgggcacaaacccactgtcgctggaccagacaggactggcaaaaagtgctcttctctgacgagtcgcggttttgtctcaccaggggtgatggtcggattcgcatttatcgtcgaaggaatgagcgttacaccgaggcctgtactctgaaggaggatcgatttggaggtggagggtccgtcatggtctggggcagtgtgtcagagcatcatcggactgagcatgttgtcattgcttacaatctcaacgctgtgcgttacagggaagatatcctcctccctcatgtggtacccttcctgcaggctcatcctgacatgaccctccagcatgacaatgccaccagccatactgctcgttctgtgcatgatttcctgcaagacaggtatgtcagtgttctgccatggccagcgaagagcccggatctcaatccgattgagcacgtctggggcctgttggatcggagggtgatggctagggccatcccccccagaaatggccgggaacttgcaggtgccttggtggaagaatgTGGTAACAATCtgacagcaagaactggcaaatctggtgcagtccatgaggagatgactgcagtacttaatgcagctggtggccacaccagatactgactgttacttttgacccccctttgttcagggacacattattccatttattttagtcacatgtctgtggaacttgttcagtttaggtctcagttgttgaatcttgtaacgttcatacaaatatttacacgttaagtttgctgaaaataaacacagttgacagtgaggacgttttttgttgttgctgagtttaaaGCACATTCATCTTGTCAGTATGTCTATATGGTATAGTCTGTCTCCATTCTCATGAGGAAAGTAAATAGCATTATACATCAGGATAGGTAGTAACTGTATATATAAGCTCAATTAAATAATATTAAAGTTAACATTTATCAACACAATTTTAACAGTACATGACATACATAACAAGTCTGTTGTTCACTGCAACAATATCAGTAGCTTGTCTCAAATATAGCATGAAGCAAAAAAAAATTACAACACGTGCTGgtaccactttatataatgtttctTACGGTCTTCAAAAATGAAATACGTTTGTATTAAACGTGTGTGTTTTGTATTAAGCGTGTGACTGTCAAACCTcagatggacaaaaaaaaaacggTGGGCGGAGTCAAACGTTTGACTCTGCCCACATTGAGCCCCGCCCCGAACTGCACACTGCAGTCAGGGGTACTTGCCTTCAGTAGCACGTAATTTAGCTAGATGCCATGGATTTCTCAATCTGCAGCAGTCACGATGTGATCCTTAGCTATCTCTTCGATGTTTGACAGCGACCCAATGTAACGTTAAATTTTACATGACCAATACATAATGTAAAATAGTGACATTTTACTGTTTATTTACCGTTCTAAAATCTTGACTAGGAAAATGACGAGGTCTATCTCTCAAATCCTTTCTCAACTACGTTGAACCGAACGCGTATGCAAATGTATTTGGCACTTGATTTGTCAAAATTCGTGTGCACCAACAGCCAATGAAAACGTGACTTTGCCTTTGGAGTGTCAACGAATGGGAGCAGCAGAAAGGGAAGAAGTCCCACCCTAATTGTGAGTTTAGCCAGAGATTAGACTAATTCAGGAGGTTCTAAGCTTTTTCAACTAGAGACGCAAATGAGAAATGTACTGTCCTCGAACGACCCAAATTAAGAAGAGTGTGTGATTATAAATGTTTACTCAACTCGCGACCCACCACTTAGGGTCCCAAACCATAGTTTAAATTAATTAGTCCAGGGTTTTTAAACTAAATCCATCTAAATtataaacacaaacagacccattTTGAGAGCAAACATATTTTTATTTCTTCGCCATGATCTCGTAAAAACAACAAATACTCAAAAATACAATATAAACTTCTGAAAATCAATACTTAATAGTTCTCTTTTCTTAAACAGTACAGAACATAAACATGAGCAAATACAATGTCGGGTGATCACGGACTGTCCAGTTCTACTTGCTTCTCTAGATTGTAGAATATGGTGTTTTACAAAATGTTGAGCTCCCCCTATTGCCCTGTTAAAATACAGTTACTAGTTTTTACTAGGCCTTTGCGCAAGACATACAGTACAAAGTGCCCAAAAAGATTTCAGGTGCTAGCAATTGTGTTTCAATATTAAACCAAGCACACTCCAATCCACCATTTTGAATAGTAGTATACAATGCACACCCCCCCGCAATTCATCCCGAGGGGAAGATGGCAACCTAGAGTGAGGGAGAATTGTATCGTATTCAGTGCCTGTGGTCTCAGGATTGATATGATGAGCAAGTCATAGATAGTCCAACATCCAAGCAGGAAAAGATTGGTGTTTTCATTGGCAATCAAACTGATGATACACCTTTACCACTTCGCCTGTTTTTGGCTTCCCAAAAAACAGGTTATTTCTGAAAGGTTATGGTAACATCCATAAATACATTGGGATATTCATACCTTCTGCAACAACTTTTTTTAAACTCCACCTGTAACTCATTAGTTACCTTACACTTCGACAATTTATTCATAATCAGCTGTTTTTTTTTCTTGCCACAAAATAAAGCCAACATAAATAGGTGTATAAAAAAATCCAGTATAAACCATATTGAACTCAAAACAGCAGCTGgaaaacaaaatgtgaaaaaagaaaagaaaggacGAGAGAGTGGCGGAGGGGGGAGGTTGCTGTGGATGTGGTTGGCCAGAAAAATGTGTATCCCCTCTCCCTACCACTCCTTCTTCTTCTCATCCATGGACACCCCGCCGGGCCCCAGTGCTACGACCAACAGCAGCCCTCCGATGACAGACGTGGTCTGGAAGAAGTCGTACTTGAGGAAGTCGTGCATGGGCTTGTAGGCGGGCACCGCCCAGAAGGCGTTGAAGTAGATGTTGATGGCCAGCAGCCATATTACCAGGGTCAGGGCTGCCAGCTTGGTCTTGAAGCCGATGGCTACCAGGATGATGAGGGCCGTGCCCACCATGTTCTGGAGGATCTGGGTGAGTGGAGGGACACATGGGTTAGAAGTCTGAACCACCAATGCTACTGTACACCAGAACCTACCTAAATGAATGCAGCACTTAGTATGGTTTTTAGATATTTGACAGCCTAAGATAACTGTGCATAATCTTCAAAGAAACACCCCAAATGCAAACTCAGTTTGATCTCTGCATACTTATGAGAAAATGCATAATACTGCTTCTTCCCCCTCTACCTATAGTCCCTCCTGAGTGGCACCATAGATGCAAGGTGGTGTGGTCTACTCACCGAGAAGAAGCTGGGGTCAAAGTGCAGCAGGGTCATGAACATGAGCACCAGCAGGACTCTCCCTCCCAGCTGCATGTACTGCTTTGGCGAGCTCTCTCCCATGGAGGGTACACCAGCGAACATGCTCTTCCCTTCTGAACGCGACTCCGCTAGTAACAGCAGGAGTCCACCGCCCAGGGCAAGGTTcctgagagaggagagtgagggaaGGAAGGGACAGGGTGTAAGAGGATCCATAGTTCAACATAAAGGATTATAGAATTAGTGGGACAGACAGGAAAATGTACCCAAGGTTAAGACACTTAAACACTCATATACACTcaatggccagtttattaggtacatcaACCTGTTCATGAAAATGCATCGCTCCTACAGTGAGTCGCGTGaccatggcttgctatataatGCAGACAGGCATCCAGTTACTGTTCGATGGAACGTTAGAATgagcaaaacaagtgacctaagcgactttgagcatggtatgattGGCGGTGCCAGGCACGccagatccagtatctcagaaacggacccccctcctgggcttttcacacatgacagtgtctagggtttcccGAGAATGGTGCGTCAcaccaaaaacatccagtcaacagcagtcctgtgggcaaaaacagcttgttgatgagagagatTGAAGGAGAATTgtaagaatcgtgcaagctaacaggcgggccataAACAGGCTATTAACGGctcagtacaacagtggtgtgcagaacggcatctcggaaagcacaactcgtcgatccttgtcacggctgggctattgcagcagatgaccacaccgggttccactcctatcagctaaaaaacCAAGTGGTTCTagaactaagtaaacagaaggcacagtatgtgtggatggtgtggtgtgtgtttatttttatttgttatgtttggaaagttgagtgagtgagtaatgaaatagttgcatatcccagagccagtgtattgctgtgggccgggtatgagagggctttcaatgttgttcagatgatggatatacttttataatgaattatacgtcttatttatttattgtcctatcatggggaactacatttttaaaataaattatatctaattatttattatcctattttaatggtacggtccatggccctataccctagacacccacatgaatggcccagatactaaggagaagtccctaactgttttatgtgcatgctgtaagcggtctgtatgcagccaaaatgaggtcagggaccaagagcagcactgccccctcaagattctgagcctgcttggcagggttggtcctgcaaagccaaagccccctaaagggagagcataataaacaaggaaattctcaaagctgctaatgagaaccttgacgaccttgtacctagccggtggggattccggtggggtgcccccacccaggcagtggcagtgctggcaacactagctgcagtcacactcggacattcagagagggggtatattattgtggccctggtggcacgaaaccaatcggactgcatggagatgcttgggaacatggtcaaaatggatgaccgtattgtgggtgtttcaggaagaaggtgtacatttgacctccatctaggatgtgacaatggtaaataaatctctacatttatgctcattttttgcgcggtcttgcaggccttctcatgcagctgcaactgcaagtacatttgtaaatcatgacccatcttgagttgggctctgggatggtgcaattgttgagagggtgagcttatggttgtgtgggggtaagggctgaatgtgtgtgggtgtatgtgtgtatcccacaactgttgcgaaggaagaagtaaaagatgttagggactatagaggatgattcacagcaatatgtaataaaaatcgaggtgagggcgatggaaatgcatttggcaatggatctgcttcggttcggtggatggcgctgtgtgcacttttcgaaggaaggatcccagtcggtccggggctgtgcgatgcggggggtcgggggtggtctgccgggcattgggatgacaacccaactcgagatgggggcttttggcgggtggaatagtggggaccaattggaggtttgcttagtggagatgcaaatgtcatggtacaactatatagaaactcaatcattatgttactttttaataggacgtttacaaacatatattttgataaaaataattgaaaggtgtgtctcattatggtaagtggtgaaataagtatagccagttacaattgtaatggcttagcagataataagaaaagacgatcagtatttacctggctaaaagagaaggattataatatctactgtttacaggaaacccatttgacagttttagatgaagttttgtggaaaaagaactggggggggcgaaatatatttctcccatgggcaaagaaattcaaaaggggtgatggttttaattaataataactttgatccaaatgtgcaacttgtccaaacagatcctcaaggtagatggattattttaaatatgttattggacaataaacatatggcttattaacctatacggtccgaataatgatgatccaagcttctttgacaatatatataagaatgtatcaactctacaagcaacactagactctattattatagtgggagattttaatacggtcttaaatacctctatggaccggaaaggaaatcacactacaaactatcaccctcaggcacttaaggaaatcaggaatgtcatggatatattggaattagtggatatatggagacttaaataccctgacctagtgagatatacatggcggaggcttaatcaagctagtcgccttgactactttcttatatcattctctctggcaccaaaagttaaaaagtgtttgataggggacagaatgcggtcggaccatcacataattggcatatatattactcttacagaatttccacgtgggcgaggatattggaaatttaatcaaagcctactagatgataaattgtttagaactaggacagaagaatttataactgacttttttagacataacataggtacagcagatccccatattgtatgggacacttttaagtgtgcctttagaggccatgcaattcagtactcatctataaaacaaaagcaatttcgatcaaaagagtccatattaacaaaggaaattgaaggactaacagtacagttagataacaataaaaacggtaccatagaggcacagaataagttagaggaaaaacaaaaagaaatggaggaacttattcaagaaagatccagtgtaatatattataaaaataaagcgaactggatggaatatggggaacaatgcaccaaattctttttcaatcttcaatatagaaatgctaccaaaaaaaacgtattaaaacttgttacaaatgatggagtcacgcatgattcaccaaatgatattttgaaagaggaagtaaagtactttaagaatatattttcgtttcaggctcctccatctccactaactgaaactaattgtatggattttttccctaataataatgtaaaattaacatctgtacagaaagactcatgtgaaggcctaattacagaggaggaactacttgatgcaattggggcctttaaggatgggaaaactccaggactggatggcataccagtggaagtataaacatttttttgatatactcaaaggaccattattagcttgttttaaccactcctatataaatgatggattatcagacacgcaacaagaaggtgtgatatcattattactgaaacaggacccaagtggtatatataaagatccagtccatttaaaaaattggagacctcttacacttcagtgttgtgatgcaaaaatcctagcaaaatgcttggcgcatagaataaaaaaagttgtcagatattattcatcctaatcagacaggtttttttacatggacgatacattggagataatataaggcaagtactggaaacaatagaacactatgaaatatcggggacaccaggcctggttttcatagctgattttgaaaaggcttttgataaagtacgactggagtttatatataaatgcctagaatatttcaattttggggaatctcttataaaatgggtaaaaattatgtatagtaaccctaggtgtaaaatagtaaataatggctacatctcagaaagttttaaactatctagaggagtaaaacaaggttgtccactatcggcatatctatttattattgccatcgaaatgttagctgttaaaattagatcaaacattaatattaagggattagaaatccagggcctaaaaactaaggtgtcattgtacgctgatgattcatgttttcttttaaaaccacaactagaatctctccacggcctcttagaggatctagatacatttgctatcctctctggattaaaaccaaattatgataaatgtaccatattacgtattggatcactaaaaaaatacacattttacattgccatgtagtttaccaattaaatggtctgacggtgatgtggacatactcggtatacaaatcccaaaagaaagaaatgatctcactccaataaatttttatagaaagttagcaaaaatagataagatcttgctaccatggaaaggaaaatacctgtctatttgtgggaaaatcaccctgattaactctttaatcatatcacagtttacctatttgcttatggttttgcctacacctagtgacctgctttttaaattatatgaacaaaaaatattcaattttatttggaacggcaagccagataaaattaaaagggcctatttatataacgaatatgaattcggagggcagaaattattaaatattaaagcattagacctctcactaaaggcatcagtcatacaaaagttatacttaaatccaaactggttctctagtagattggtacgaatgtctcatcctatgttcaagaagggcctttttccctttattcagattacacctgctcactttcggttgcttgaaaaggaaataatctccaaaatatccttattttttaaacaagccttagaaagttggttgcaatttcagtttaatccacctgaaaggacggaacaaatagtacaacaaatcttgtggttaaattcaaatatagtaattgataaaaaaactgtatttatcgaagaaatgtttaaaaaaggtataatttttgtgaatgatatcataaataggactggtggagtaatgtcacacatgcagctaacacagacatatggaaatgtctgctctacccaaaattacaaccaattaattgcagcattaccacaaaaatggaagaggcaggtggaaggggataaaagtaaggaacttgtatgtcggccttatattaaagaacataaatggttaaagaaaagtgtgataaataaaaacatataccaatttcatttaaggaccaaaaaactgacagctgtgccatataaattgcaaaatagttgggaagagattttcgatgtacccattccatggcacatggtttatgaattgatacgcaaaa includes:
- the LOC120025798 gene encoding surfeit locus protein 4-like, producing MGQEELMSQAEDVADQFLRVTKQYLPHLARLCLISTFLEDGIRMWFQWNEQKDYIEATWGCGYFLATCFVLLNLTGQLGGCVLILSRHFVQYACFGLFGIIALQTVAYSILWDIKFLMRNLALGGGLLLLLAESRSEGKSMFAGVPSMGESSPKQYMQLGGRVLLVLMFMTLLHFDPSFFSILQNMVGTALIILVAIGFKTKLAALTLVIWLLAINIYFNAFWAVPAYKPMHDFLKYDFFQTTSVIGGLLLVVALGPGGVSMDEKKKEW